CATCACGGGGCTCACCTGCATCACCTCCCTCTTAAGGTCAGCTGACTAGTACTTCATgccatctgcaaagtcccttcacGGCAGCACCTAGATCAGCGTGATTGGATGACTGCGTAACCAGACTGAACCCTGGTTTGGAATCCTGCCTGCCACcgggaggggggtggaggggcTGCACAGATGACCACGGGTGCGAGCACAGAGGCCGGAAGTTCACACTATCAGCTTCAACTGCCCTTGAAACGGGTCAAGATCATACGACGTCTTGGTAAGTGCAGATTTTCAGCGCTGTATAAACGAGTTTATTTCAATGAGTGAATGGTGCAAACTGCAGCGTCTCTTGGCAATGACCGGCATTATCATGATTTAAGGTGCTAATGCAGTAATTCTCAAACGTTTTGATCTCAAGATCCCTGTATGCGCTTAAAAACTTATTAAGgaccctcccccctcctcccaaaaGCTTATATTTTTGTCAGTTACACCcgttggcatttttttttaaatttattttattttatttatttttggctgcactgggtcttcgttgctgtgcaggggcttttctctagttgtggcgagcaggggctactcttcgttgtggtatgcgggctcctcactgcggtggcttctcttgttgcggagcacgggctctaggcacgcaggcatcagtagttgtggccgatgggctcagtagtcatgactcgtgggctctagagcgcaggctcagtagttacggcacacgggcttagttgttctgcggcatgtgggatcttcccggaccagggctcgaacccgtgtcccctgcactggcaggcggattcttaaccactgcgccaccagggaagcccccgttggCATTTagtgttagaaaataaaactaaaaaattaaggcaaatatttattttaaaataataacagacaCACGTTAATATAcactttttctagtttccaaaacaaaagaagaagagtggcattgttttccACTTCTGCAAATCTCCTCGATGTCTCTCTTAGCAGAGGACAGTGGGTTCTCACACCTGCTTCCAACAACACATTCAATTCAGTGCAGTGTAGAGTCTGGCCACATCAGTATGTTCAGTAGTTGGAAAACAGTGCATATTCTGTTTTAGTCTCTTCCAAAACAGAACAAGTGGTAGTTTCAATCAACTTTTCATTCTGTTACGTTGGTCCACCTACACAAGAACGAGACCGTAATATACTGCTGATTGAGCCACGCACAAATACCATCAGTCGTtgctggcggggggcgggggggagaaagagggagactcCAGAGACCCTCCTGGAGCCACTGAGGACACAGTGAACAGGTGGCTGCCGCCTACAAGCACTCTCACCAGACACCGGACCCgtcggcaccttgatcttggaccgccagcctccagaactgcgttGTCTAAGCCACCTGGACTACGGTACTTTTGTTGTAGGTGTTCCACTGAAGTGACAGGGTCACAATTCATTTCTGAGCGGCCGTCTGTCACGCAGACGTGTGAGTAACCGGCTGTCAGTCACATTTAAGTAAAGACGGTGTCCACAGGGAGGGGCCAGTCCAGCTGAGGCGGCCGCCATGCCTGTTATGTGAGGTGCTTCACACACTTGCTGTGTTGAGCTAGCACCGAGACGCCGTTGTACTCAGGGGCCGAAACCTAATGACTCAGTGGCTGGCACTGCTTCGAGGTCACCCTTCATAAGCGGGTGGTGGTGAGGAATACAGCTTCTAGCACCGCCCCCTGATCCCTACTCACGAGTTTTACCGGTCActgcttttgcaccatcagtgcAACTGTCAGCACGGTGAAAACGGCAAATCAGCTCTTAGAAACTGCTGACCTTACAGCCCCTTGAAAACCGCTGTTATCACCTACGTAAGACGTTACAACAGCACTCAGGACCCAGCATGTTCCAGGCGCCCTCGCCCAGGCCACCTAACAAACATtgaatagggaattccctggtggcccagtgctAGGACTTGGCGCCTTCACAGCTGGGGCCCGGGCTCGATCCccggtcgggaactaagatcccataagctgcacggtgcagccaaaaaacaaaacgaacaaaaACACTGAATAAAGCCGCAGTGCAGGAATCGGGAATCAACAGGACAATGCTGGGCCCGGCGTGGGAATCCGGCTTCAGGGTCAAGTGCCTTCACTGCTCTTGATACACACGGGATGAGGTGTGCACTCTTGATACACACGGGGTCGGCTACAGTACAAGGGATATAAACGCGACAAGCCATTTGCAACTGGAAGATAAAAGGTAACATGGTGCCCTGAAGAGGGGCTTTTACCGGAGGAAATCAAAAGCTTGTGAAACAACATGTGTACGAGTGTGTTCATGAGCCACACAGCTTCTCTCAACCAAAACCAGCAGAGGCATCTGTGAGGCCCACTCTTTGGAGGAGTGGTTTCGTAGCTCCTTTCATTCAACCACAAACCCCTTCTTGTGAGACTGGTCCAAAGCAAGTTGCTGTATGTTCTTTATAGGCTAGAATCCACCCGTGTAAATCAACTCACCTGAACTACTAGGTCAAGATATTTATCTCAGTGGGTCTAAGTCTGACATGATCCCAAACTTGACGCATTCTGACGCTGCACCCAGAAAGCAATAGTGTAAGTGATGACAGTGCCACTTCACAATCCACTTCACGATGAAATGCGTACCAGGTTGTATGTTCATTAGGATGAATGACATTGGCGCTTACTACTACGCTTCCTAGCGAAACCACCAATGCATTAACGTGgagaaaacacaacgacccaacaGATAGGACTGGTCAGCACCCAGGTCCCCAGAAGGAACCCTGGATTGTTTCCTAATTCTATGGAACCTGACTGGTCCAAATCCTCTCCCCCTGGTGGCACAAGAGTGAGCTTTATCATCATGAGTCTAAGAAACATCCTTTTGGAGAACCAAACACAAGCCAACGGGGAGAGGGGAACTCTCGAGTTAGACTGCCAGGGTGTGACTAAGCTCTACCAGGTACTGGCCAGAAGAGGCTGGCAGATGATCAAAACTCACCTGTGGGATGGGAATAACAAGAAAACTGTCTCCTTTACAAGGTGGTGAGAACAGGTAAAGTTCTCAGAACACACCGGCCTTTGGTAAGGGCTGCCACTGTTAgccaatattattttaataagcagAATTAATTCAATACCAATCTACTCACACATGGTCATTGCGAGGTATTTCCTCCCACTTAACCCATTTTTCTGCGTTTCACTCTAACCTCCACTCGTTCCGTTCCTCCGATAAGAAAACGCCAACAGGGTTCTGAATCGCCCTTCTAAGCACCTGCAGGTGGTGCAGGAGTCTGTGCCCACTCTGGCCTTCTCTGTACACGTGCTGGCCTGCGCTTAGGGTGGAGCCAGGGCAGGATAACGCCAAGGGGACTATGTGAAGGTTACGCTGCTGACGCGGTCTCAGTGGCACAGTAATAATGCCCTAGCACACGTCGGTGTAACCTAAAAGCACGTTAAGACATCCCACAATCGTCTGGTGGATACTCACCCCTGACGGGTCTCTACAGTCAAAGATCCACCCATTTACACAGATGCAGCATTTAAATAAATAGGACCAAGCCCATAATTCCTCAATGTTAAAATAAATCTTGAGAACAAACGGAACATTTAAAGCTGTTAAATACAGGTCCTatggcttattaaaaaaaaagaaaaaaaagaataaaaaaatcaactcaaaccCCTTCAATTAAGGCATTTGATGAAGGTTACAGTGAATGTTTCTTAACTTGAAGAGCAGAATATAAAGGCTGTTTAAAGAGTTCTCTTTAATAGCAAATACAAAAAACCTGTGAGATCACATCTCTACAATTCCAGGTCTCTGAACAAGTCAAACTATTGCTACCAAACAGCTACTGTTGTTATAGCACCTACAGTGTCTAATGAAGGACATAGTAATAAATAACTGTAGATGCATCACGAGACACCCATTTATTTAATCACGGTAGTGGATCTTACTTctacattttattctaaattctttttttattcttcagattctCCAGGCTTACGGATGTCATCAATCTTCAAAATCATTCTAACCACTTGTGTCGCAAGAGAGATCTGCTGCTTTTTGCCAATCAAGGTTTCTATGACGTGTTGTTGCTTCATATCTGAAAAACACATATAAATTACTATAAAACAGCATACATATTTATTACTAATACCTTGCTCCAATTTATGGAATTAGAGTAAAACTTAAGAAACACAAATTTGGAAGCCACTAGTCCTGGTTATATTTTCAGAAGAATACACTTCCACTGCTTCCCAGGACACTCTGGAATGTGAGCCTGGTTTCCAGAGAGCTGTGGGGACAGGGCCTCCTCAGCCACAGGCTGAGTTTCTCAGTGACCTGCCGAAGGGGGAATCGCTCAGCAACACCTCATCCCACAGCGCACCCAATGCCGTCACTTACTGATAGTAAGCCCGATGTGACCGCGCCTGAAACGTAAAGTGACTCCAACGAAGGCCTGGGCATTCAGGTTAAAGGAACTGAAATATGTGTCTGACAAGGAGTTGCTGCTGTTACTCAAGTCCTTGGGCTGTTAACCTAAAACCCAGAATATACCTACAGTTCTAagtaaaaacagaacagaacaaaacacaacaccaagggcttccctggtggcacagtggttgagagtccgcctgccgatgcaggggacacgggttcgtgccccggtccgggaggatcccacatgccgtggagcgggtgggcccgtgagccatggccgctgagcctgcgcgtccggagcctgtgctccgcaacgggagaggccacaacagtgagaggcccgcgtaccgcaaaacaaacaaacaaacaaaaccaaaacaccaaCTGCTGGAGACTCTGTGGTCAGGACTAACTGCAGAACCCCAGAGACGGCGCCATGGGGAATCACTGGGAATCGCCAGGACCACTGTTCCAACAGGCTAAAGCTGCGCTGCCCTTTCAGCAGATGAACTACGCGAGTGCTGGAGAAGTCACAGTACATCCCATTTATAAAACACCCTGGAATTTATGGGACACGACCACAGAATCAGCTGTAAACCGAAAGTCAATTTCAGAGCTGTCTTATAGGTCATACAGAACCCACAGCGACAGACATTTGTGTAAAAAAGGTAAgatggaaattattttctaaaatggaaGTCACCTTTGGAATAAATACCGCACTGCAgctttttgttattaaaattagtTGTAGGTTGCTAAGACCAGCAGTCTAACAATTCCCAAGGTAATTAAATCAAATGTTCTAAATTCAGGACCTGAATACCTGAAGTgtgtttaagtatttaaaaagagAGGATAACACGCAGCATGTGATGTTTCCAGTTAAGTCGAACCGCAGCCCCAGAGTGGTGACGGTGCCTCACCGTTTGTTCCCCTGTGCATACAGTCAATCCCGAGGGCAGGGTTCATCTCCTTCACTTGTTTGGCTCGGACTTCGGTCATAGTCTGGATGGGATTCATGCCGCTGTTTTCAGCAAGGGCCATGGGGATGACCTCCAGAGCGTCGGCGAAGGCTCTCATGGCGTACTGCTCCAAGGTCGGGCACTGGAAGGGCACACGGTTACGGTCAGCGTACTTGGCCAATGCCCCCCGCCAGCAGCTATTTGGAAACATAATTAAATCGCGTACTTTGAAAAACTAACTCATAAAGAATTCTAAGGACAGACCGTCCTATGAAAACGTCACTACGGGATAAGGATGGAGAAGGTACATGTGTGAGAAGTCGGAACAGGTCGTACCTGCTGTGCCTGCAGGTACGACGTCTAATTCTGAATTTCAAGTAACATTAAGAGTGCACAGATTAGCTGTTGAGGCTGCAAGGTCTGAAAAAGGCTGAGACACGCTGGTTTGTGGTAACCCGCACTCGAGTACACGGGCACGAGAATCGACGCAGATCGGACGCCTGGGGTCTAGCATCCCCGCTGCACAGTCTGTGACAGGTCTCACTCACCTTGTCGGCCTCCTGGCTGACGGCCAGCGCACAGGCTATTTCAGCAGCGCCTCCGCCGTACACCACGCGGTTGTCACGGATGAGGTTCCGGATGACGCACAGAGCATCGTGAAGGGATCGTTTGGCTTCCTCGATGATCTGGGGAAAACAATTTTGCCTAAGTTAACGGGATCACAATCTAATCACTTTAGAGCTGAATGCCGTGCACCTGGGGTTTAATCTAAGTGCTTGCTGGGTACTGGAAATATTCCTACCTCGTCCCCAGTAATATCCTTGGTTAAAAAGACTGGTGCCAGATGGTTTCTATCtattctacttttcctccctatAATGTagttaaaaaaccccaaaatacagGGCAGCCAGGGACTCGTTCCAGGACCTATGCCCAAGTGAAGGGGGTCAAACAAAAACGACAAAGAAACACCCTTACAATGAGTCTTACTCATCTCGATGCACTAAAAACCCATTCCTGGTGAATGGAGAGCATGCCTATGGTTACCACTCAGGTTCCCCATTTATACCTAGGAGACAGAGGAAAGGCAAGTGGGCCTTGTAGACCCAACAGTGGAACACGGTCTTCAGTATCTTACGTTGtgacatgtcttttttttccccggCTGCACCgcagggcttgcaggatcttagttccctgaccagggaccgaacccaggccctggcagtgaatgtgctgagtcctaaccactggaccgccagggaattcctggcgTGTCCTTGCTTCTCTAAGAAAGATGCTGTCATCTTTCTTAAGGTAACTGTGTCTCAGTTAAGTACATCATGGGAAAAGCCAAATCACGTTCCAAATTCTGAAAAAACGTAGGATAAAGAACTGTGTTCTCACCATCTTATTTCCTCCTCTGATGAAAATGGTGACGGCTCTGGAGTTCTTACACTGCTCGATGACCAGCATCTTGTCTTTAGTGGTCCCGAATGAGATTTCCTTCACAAGACCCGCAAAGCCCAGCTTCTCGGCCGTGAGCTCTGAGAACCTCGGGACGATGCGGCCGCCCGTGGCAATGGCGATCAGCTGACCGGCAGGCCGGGGGAAAGGAAGACCAGGCTGGTGAGCGGGGACTCTCAGAATCGCACCACGGAGGAGCCACACTTGACCCATGAGCGCCGTGTTCAGTAGAACCTctgccccagcctggcccaggtTTCGAAGTCTGCCCCGAAAGCCTGGCTCACTGAGCAAGGTTCCGAAGAGCTGGGTGTCCTGGTCAGGCTGCGGCGGCCCAGCGCCATGACCCCGTGCGCAGCCCTCAGCTCCCCACCCGTCCCCGCCACGAGCAGCCACGAGGCCACGTGTGCTGGGCTACGGACCACGTCCGCAATGGCTCTCAGTACTGATGGGGCTGACAGTGAAGCGGGCAGCCTGTGCTCCTGCCTCAGAGTGCCTACGAGAcagccagggagagaggggaaagcgTCTCCAAGTGCCGTGAAACATcagaaacacatataaaaatgGTGACAATCCCCAGCGCACCCTCCTCTTATCTGTGGAGCCCTGGCACAGTGCGCTGACTGCAGGCGAGCGAGGTCACTGCAGCCTCACGTACAGAAATGCACCGTAAGCTCAACCCGTGTTCACAGTCTCTTCACAGGGAGCCTCCTACCTCGATTTCAGGGCCTCCGACCCAACGAACCGCAGGCAGGTTATTCTGAAGAAGTAAATGATTTGCTTCGTCGTCAAAGCCCCACTGGCAAATGGCTAGGTTAGCGCCAG
This genomic interval from Phocoena sinus isolate mPhoSin1 chromosome 3, mPhoSin1.pri, whole genome shotgun sequence contains the following:
- the CCT5 gene encoding T-complex protein 1 subunit epsilon isoform X2, with translation MMVDKDGDVTVTNDGATILSMMDVDHQIAKLMVELSKSQDDEIGDGTTGVVVLAGALLEEAEQLLDRGIHPIRIADGYEQAARIAIEYLDRISDSVLVDTKDTEPLIQTAKTTLGSKVVNSCHRQMAEIAVNAILTVADMQRRDVDFELIKVEGKVGGRLEDTKLIKGVIVDKDFSHPQMPKQVEDAKIAILTCPFEPPKPKTKHKLDVTSVEDFKALQKYEKEKFEEMIRQIKETGANLAICQWGFDDEANHLLLQNNLPAVRWVGGPEIELIAIATGGRIVPRFSELTAEKLGFAGLVKEISFGTTKDKMLVIEQCKNSRAVTIFIRGGNKMIIEEAKRSLHDALCVIRNLIRDNRVVYGGGAAEIACALAVSQEADKCPTLEQYAMRAFADALEVIPMALAENSGMNPIQTMTEVRAKQVKEMNPALGIDCMHRGTNDMKQQHVIETLIGKKQQISLATQVVRMILKIDDIRKPGESEE